In Haloarcula limicola, the genomic stretch GGTTCCTCCAGACGGAGATAGTGTTGTCGCCCCCCCAGTACCGACTCGCCGAGGACGGTTTCGAGGTGGTCCTTCTCGGCGGCCAGCCGCTCCCGGTCGTCGACCGACTCGTAGGAGCCGTGGAGACCGACTTCCCAGCCGCCGTCGCGGAGTTTCGAGAGCAGGCCGCGGATGCGCTCGTCCTCGATGTCGTACCGGCCCGCGTACAGTTGCCAGCCCTCCATCGTCAGCCACTCGGCCGGCGAGCGGTCGGTGAACAGCGACTGCTCGTCCAGGATGTAGAAGGCCGAACGGACCCCCTCACCGCGCTCGAAGTCGAGCAGGTCGTCGAACGTCCAGTAGGGCGTCCGCCACGGCGCGAGGTCCAAGAGGTGGCTCGGATCCTGTCGAGTGAGCGCGTAGAAGACGGACTGATAGGTCTTGAACGGCCGGTCCACGTCGTGGGTGAGACAGAGCGCGAACTCGTGGTCGTCGGGGATCCAATCGACGTCGTCGTCACTTTCGGATACGTCGCGGTCGCTCGCCGTCTCGGCACGCCCGTTCGCCGTCGCGTCGGGCCTGCTCGCCGTCATTCTGCGGCACCCAGCGCCTCTTCGAGGACCACGTCGGTCACGTCGACGCGGGTCTCCAGGAGCCGCTCCCGTCGGCCCTCCCACTGGGCCGCCGTTTCGGGGTCCTCGACCAGTTCCTTCAGTTTCGCAACCGCGTCGCCCTCCTCCCGGAAGTTGAAGACGAGGCCGTAATCTTCGAGTTCGCCGAACATCGAGACGTCGTCGTCGCCGACGAAGGAGTTCGAGCGGATCGACGGCGTCCCGAGCAGTCCGGCCTCCATCGCCATCGTCTGGGAGTCGCCGACGTAGCCGTCGGCGTAGTACAGCAGGTCGTGGATCGTCTCGGGCGGGACCGGGAGCCGGTACGCCTCGAAGGCCTCGGGGAGCTCGGACTCGCTGGTGATGTACACCTCGCCGTGACTGGAGAGGTACTCGACGAGCTCGCGCTTGGCCTCGCGGCTGAACCCGGAGTTGCCGACGTCGTGGTGGGCCTCCCAGGAGACGAACCGCAGGACGTAGTACGGTTCGTCCACGGTGACGCCATGCTCGCGCAGCCGCTCGGGGTCGGGGTCGAACCGGTCGGGATGGAGGTACGCCAGTTCGTGGTAGCCGTCGTAGCGGCGGTGTTTCCGGCCGAAGCCCATCTCGAAGTTGGCGGGCGTGCAGATCCGGGCGGTAAAGGGGACGGTCAGGCGTTCGAGCGTCCGCGTCTCGACCTCGTCGTCGGTGAAGGTGACGCTCGGCGTCCCCGTCAGGCGCGCGGCCTGTGCCGCGACGGGACTCAGGTGACTGACGACCACGTCCGAGCCGAACTCGCGGATGGCCCGCATCAGTTTGAGCTCGCGCAGCGCCCACTCCAAGACGAGCCCCGGCGTCGAGTCGGCCTGTCGTGAGAGCACCCGGTAGTCGATGTCGTAGGCGTCGAGTAACTCCGTCGTCACCTCCTTCTCGCGGGCCGTCACCAGCGTCTCGTGGCCCGCGTCCTCCAGGTCCCAGATGGCGTGTTTGAACAGGTGGACGTGAGCCGGGTGGCCCACCTCGAAGTGGACGTTCATCGCAGCAGCGTCAACCCCCGCTTGCCCACGTTCGTGATCGCGTCCTTGGCCGTCTCGGCGACGTACTCCGTCGTCGAGTCCGCCCAGCGGTTGGGATGAGTCAGCAGACACGCCCGGGAGACCCGGCCCTCGCGGAGCAGGGCTTCGAGGTCGGCCGTCGAGTCGGCGCTGACCCGCTTGTCGCCCTCGCCCATCGTGTGGTCCTTTATCTTGAGCGCGCCGTCCTCCCACGTCCGGCCGGTGTCCGAGAAGTACGTCACGTCGGTGAAGTCCATCGACAGGTAGGCCTCGCCGATAATGTCGAACGGTTCGAGGTCGGCGGGGTCGTCCCACATGTCGCGGTTGTCGTGGGGCGTCAGCGGATTGCCGTGCATGCAGACGGTGTCGACGTCCACGTGGTCCCGGAGCCTAGCGAGTTGCGTTCCGAACGACTGGCGCGCCCGCTCGACGTCCCCGTCCGCTCGGTCCAAGTCCTCGTAGTGATAGCCGACCTCGTGGCCGAGCGCGGCGAGGTCGCGGACGAACTGCGGGTCGAACACCTTGTCGATTGTGCGGACGTAGTACGTGCTCGAAACGTCCCGCTCGGCCTCGATGCGGGCGAAGCGGGTCGAGTTCTCGGGCTTCCGGTCCACGTCGTGCCGGAGGATGACGAACCGCTCCGGGAGGGTCTCGCGTCGGATGTACTCCCTGACGGTGAGGAAGTCGTACCCCGCGTGCAAGCCGGTGTCGAGCAGGCTCGCGTACGCTGCGTCGGTGAAGTCCCGCGTCATCGGTAGGCGTTGACCGCGTCCAGGTGTTCCGGGAGCGGG encodes the following:
- a CDS encoding polysaccharide deacetylase family protein, with translation MTASRPDATANGRAETASDRDVSESDDDVDWIPDDHEFALCLTHDVDRPFKTYQSVFYALTRQDPSHLLDLAPWRTPYWTFDDLLDFERGEGVRSAFYILDEQSLFTDRSPAEWLTMEGWQLYAGRYDIEDERIRGLLSKLRDGGWEVGLHGSYESVDDRERLAAEKDHLETVLGESVLGGRQHYLRLEEPETWEHYRDLGLRYDTTLGSPTEYGFTDGYEPFRPFDDEFVVFPLTAMEAALPDPSDSFEEAWAACKSLLSEAQENDAVMTVLWHPRYFSSDHPGFDRLYRRLVRTALDRGAWVGSPGDLYNDRVGTR
- a CDS encoding DUF354 domain-containing protein, which produces MNVHFEVGHPAHVHLFKHAIWDLEDAGHETLVTAREKEVTTELLDAYDIDYRVLSRQADSTPGLVLEWALRELKLMRAIREFGSDVVVSHLSPVAAQAARLTGTPSVTFTDDEVETRTLERLTVPFTARICTPANFEMGFGRKHRRYDGYHELAYLHPDRFDPDPERLREHGVTVDEPYYVLRFVSWEAHHDVGNSGFSREAKRELVEYLSSHGEVYITSESELPEAFEAYRLPVPPETIHDLLYYADGYVGDSQTMAMEAGLLGTPSIRSNSFVGDDDVSMFGELEDYGLVFNFREEGDAVAKLKELVEDPETAAQWEGRRERLLETRVDVTDVVLEEALGAAE